The DNA sequence ACTTCAAATTATACTCGTTGAACCCGGCACTCTTTTAAAGGTAGGGCGGTTTTGCCAAAACCGCCGAAAGAATCGGCTCGCTCGGCGATCGAGCCCTACCAATCCATGGTTGTCAGGCCTTCTCCCTTCGCTCGTGAACACGACCATGGCTACATTTTTAAATTTCCTGACACCCGACACCTGAACACTGAAACCTTACTCCGAGAACGTTTCCTCCGGTAGTTTCACTAATTCCCCGCCTTTCAACGCTGATTCGTGAGCGAGAATCCCCGTACAGGTCCAGTTAGCGGATTGTTTGGCGTTCGGCCAAGGATCGCGGTCCTGAAGCAAGGCATCGACAAACTCGTGCGCCAAGTGCGGATGCGATCCACCATGACCTCCACCTTGGGTGAATGACAAATGCTCTTCGCCTTCTACCCCACCATAGACTCCTCCAAGCGTGAAGCCTGCGATTTCATCGGGAAGTAAGTGACCAAAGTCCGGGCACTCCACTTTTTCAGGGATCTCCGGTTCTGGTTTCTTGGCGGTATGAATTACCAGTGGTTCTCCCTCGATGAGTGGCCACTCGACGGATTTCTTTTGTCCATAGACATCGATGCTTTCACGATACTGCCGTGCCAAGTCAAAGAGCGAGCGTATGATCCGCGCGGAGAGATCGCTGTTCCGAATTTTGATATGCGTCGTCTCAACTGCAAAGGGCGAGTTGTAGCAATGGTGCATGTCTTCAGCGATAGTTCCGGACGGGAAACAGGAAACATACTCGGCATCCTTTCGCGCGATTCCCAAAACAGGACCTACGCAATGCGTTGCATAATACATCGGAGGCAATCCTGGCCAATAGCCAGGCCAGCCTTCCATGTC is a window from the Verrucomicrobiota bacterium genome containing:
- a CDS encoding Gfo/Idh/MocA family oxidoreductase, which codes for MSDKQINIAIVGLGFGAEFIPIYQRHPNANMYAICQRTESKLNEIGDKFGIEKRYTDYDELLKDPNVEAVHINSPIPNHAEQSIAALKAGKHVACTVPMATSVEDCLEIIRLTQETGLKYMMMETVVYSREFLFMKKLYDDGELGKLQFLQASHQQDMEGWPGYWPGLPPMYYATHCVGPVLGIARKDAEYVSCFPSGTIAEDMHHCYNSPFAVETTHIKIRNSDLSARIIRSLFDLARQYRESIDVYGQKKSVEWPLIEGEPLVIHTAKKPEPEIPEKVECPDFGHLLPDEIAGFTLGGVYGGVEGEEHLSFTQGGGHGGSHPHLAHEFVDALLQDRDPWPNAKQSANWTCTGILAHESALKGGELVKLPEETFSE